A genomic stretch from Marinobacter fonticola includes:
- a CDS encoding alpha/beta fold hydrolase, which produces MRYLLPLITSAVLVFSVPVHAEEKNSTPSSMDDLSYDKRLSGYEYPFDVKTFSFDSQNQKLEMTYMYLPAKGDKPVVTLLHGKNFNGAYWEQTAQFLQDQGYGVLMPDQIGFGKSSKPTGYQYSFPVLANNTRELMKSLDIEKAVIVGHSMGGMLASRFALNYPSATEKLVLVNPIGLENYLRFVQYKDVGFFYQSELKKTPEKITAYQKKNYYAGDWNDRYAALTEPLVGWVQGPDWKDLAYVSALTYDMIFTQPVVEEYDDLDVPAALILGTRDRTGPGRNWKKDGVEYELGRYDQLGRAIRARNEDIQLYELSDLGHLPQIEAFDRFKEVFAKALP; this is translated from the coding sequence GTGCGCTATCTATTGCCCTTAATTACATCCGCAGTGCTTGTTTTTTCAGTGCCAGTACATGCCGAAGAAAAGAACAGTACCCCGTCGTCGATGGACGATCTCTCGTACGACAAACGCCTGTCCGGCTATGAATACCCCTTCGACGTGAAGACCTTCAGTTTCGATTCTCAAAATCAGAAACTGGAGATGACCTACATGTACTTGCCAGCGAAAGGTGACAAGCCGGTCGTCACTCTGCTGCATGGCAAGAACTTCAACGGTGCCTACTGGGAACAGACGGCGCAGTTTCTTCAAGACCAGGGTTACGGCGTGCTGATGCCGGACCAGATTGGCTTCGGCAAGTCCTCCAAGCCAACCGGTTATCAATACTCGTTCCCGGTGCTGGCCAACAACACCCGTGAGCTGATGAAGTCCCTGGATATCGAAAAAGCCGTGATTGTCGGTCATTCCATGGGTGGCATGCTGGCTTCGCGCTTTGCGCTGAACTATCCGAGCGCGACCGAGAAGCTGGTTCTGGTCAACCCCATTGGCCTTGAGAACTATCTGCGCTTTGTCCAATACAAGGATGTCGGTTTCTTCTACCAGAGCGAATTGAAGAAAACCCCGGAAAAGATAACGGCATACCAGAAAAAGAACTACTACGCCGGCGACTGGAATGATCGCTACGCCGCGCTGACCGAGCCGCTGGTTGGCTGGGTCCAGGGTCCGGATTGGAAGGACCTGGCTTACGTTAGCGCGCTGACCTACGACATGATTTTTACCCAGCCAGTCGTGGAGGAATATGACGATCTGGACGTCCCGGCCGCACTGATTCTCGGTACCCGCGACCGTACCGGTCCGGGCCGCAACTGGAAGAAAGACGGAGTGGAGTACGAGCTTGGGCGCTACGACCAACTGGGCCGTGCTATTCGTGCGCGCAACGAAGATATCCAGCTTTACGAGTTGTCGGACCTGGGACATCTACCCCAGATCGAGGCTTTCGATCGCTTCAAGGAGGTCTTTGCCAAAGCATTGCCGTAG